A genome region from Schistocerca americana isolate TAMUIC-IGC-003095 chromosome 1, iqSchAmer2.1, whole genome shotgun sequence includes the following:
- the LOC124625641 gene encoding uncharacterized protein LOC124625641, whose translation MQALLLFTVASLAAMAASEAPSTSYGAPFRQPQRLQTQPQQQPQAFAQSQAQPSFAAPQSFSGFSAALFRPQFFIPAQDSSRLTDIYRLPTFTTSAPTTTEAATTTTEAPTTTVAAPYNYGKPELREAEESGVYYVLQPDGRLQRIAYAHGPAPVSAAPKQQQRAASSELSALQQPALTPGYLARFQYQDLHPAGAPIYSYKQPELVRIN comes from the exons ATGCAG GCCCTACTGCTCTTCACTGTGGCGTCGCTAGCGGCGATGGCAGCGAGTGAAGCACCCTCCACCAGCTACGGAGCGCCCTTCCGCCAGCCTCAGCGTCTCCAGACTCAGCCGCAGCAGCAGCCACAGGCATTCGCCCAGTCACAGGCGCAGCCATCATTCGCGGCTCCGCAGTCCTTCTCCGGATTCTCTGCGGCCCTCTTCCGCCCACAGTTCTTCATTCCCGCACAGGACTCCTCTCGCCTGACGGACATCTACCGCCTGCCCACGTTCACAACCTCTGCCCCCACCACCACAGAAGCTGCCACTACCACCACTGAGGCCCCTACCACGACTGTGGCTGCCCCATACAAC TACGGCAAGCCGGAGCTGCGTGAGGCGGAAGAGAGCGGCGTGTACTACGTGCTGCAGCCAGACGGCCGCCTGCAGCGCATCGCCTACGCCCACGGTCCCGCCCCCGTCTCCGCCGCCCCCAAGCAGCAGCAGCGCGCCGCCTCCAGTGAACTGTCTGCCCTGCAGCAGCCAGCGCTCACACCCGGCTACCTGGCGCGCTTCCAGTACCAGGACCTGCATCCTGCCGGTGCTCCCATCTACTCTTACAAGCAACCTGAGCTTGTGCGCATCAACTAG